The Musa acuminata AAA Group cultivar baxijiao chromosome BXJ2-5, Cavendish_Baxijiao_AAA, whole genome shotgun sequence genomic interval GGTTTTGTTGATCATGTTTGGTTTGAGGTGATGTCTATTTTATATCCCTTATGTGATCTCTCTAATCTTCTATCACTCTCCCAACTGTTTTAGATCATCATTTGACATGGTTAATGTGATCCAAATTATGTCAAGAAAGAGAAGTTGATTGTGGGTATATTATGGGTACAATATAGATTTACTCTTAAATGAATAATTTGATATTATCTTATATTATTGAGACCTTTATGGCTATTTTATcttagtattataaagataatacttTAGACCTTTCATAAATCTTTCTTTCCCCAAGTCTTAATTGGTTTGCTTTGGATGATTGTATTGATCTATTAAGGGGACAAATCTATTCTTTTCATGTCATGGACCACATGGAAGCACAAACAGTAAAGGACaaggattgtttatttcttgttgGTAAGTTCCATTGGTTGTCCCCTACACTCCAAGTAGATGTTAAGTAAGATGGAAACTATAGATTGTCAACATTGTATTGGGTTCATCTTTTATCAATCATTGACTAATGGGTCCATGCATGCTACTAAACTACAGTCATTGGAAAACAAGTTCATCAAGCAATTGACTGATTAAATTAAAgctaattaaaagaaaaagagttgATGGCTAGTTTTTCTTGGTTTATAGTGCAAAAAGTTAAAATGTGTAGGAATAAAGACCAAGCATAGGATGCATcagccaatatatatatatatatatatatatattagattccAGTAGATACAAATTTGTAGATGGTGGTTGTTTGGACGGCATTCTTTTCATTACCTAAACATATTGTTTTCCACTTCTCATTTAAACTTTGCTATACTAAAAAATTTTATATTGTCAATTTCAAGTTGTTACGTCGTATGAAATTTAAGGTAGAAGTTGTTTTTGCATCTTAAATGTTGATAGATGTACCGAATTCGCTTATCGTAGTAGTTTGAGAGTCTGAAATTTCATTCGATAATGTTTTCGTACCTAAATcgataatgatgtgcaaaattcatTTACAAAGATTTAGAACGAGAAATCTCTCCCAACAAAAAGAAACACCTAAAATATTGGTCTGATTTTACGATACAAAATTTGCTTATAAAAAATCAAGAGTCTAATTTTTTTGTTGCGGATGTATTCGGTGCATCGAATTCACTTACCCGAGAGTTTGATCTTTGATCTAATAAATTTAATTACACTTAGAAAATGATGGAGAAATAGAGTCGAGGAGTAAGATCACATACATTGATCCTCGGAGtttcatttatctttttttctctaATCAATCATTAATTATTTCCAACTTAGATGTCTCCCATTCATGCATATATCTGTTCTTCTGATACTTGGAAGAACTTGCAAGAGGTCTGTGCCCGGGAAGATTCAAGCAAAGTACGCAATACAGATGAACATACCACACAACACGCAATTTCTACCTATGTAGTTGAGACTTGCCGCCTTGGGATTCAACTTGACTGCACTTTGTGGTTGTGATTGGACTTCCAACACAAACTTATTTGGATGCGAGCTACAAAGTTCAGCAGCACGAGAAGTTGCTTGCTGAACTGAAACACCAGAAGCGAGAGGAAACCAAGCAATGCAGGTTGGGGGGTTGTGGAGGAGACGCCATGCCATTCGTTTAGGTTTTTGTGTGTAGAGATCCCTCCTTAGCGTTAATCTTGGTCCAGTTATGGCAATGTAGGGGACTGCTGAGGTTGACTTGCTTTCAGAAAGGTTTCTTGAAGCTGTGGAGTCTTCCAAGGAAATGGTGTGTTGGCTTTGGAAGAGAAAGAAACGTAACAGAGAGTGCTTGATCGAGGCCAAGTTTCCTTCCACTGATTATTAAAGTGGGATGGATGTCTTCTCCAATATTAGGGTTTAGGTTGTCTATGTCAATTcacttaaataaatattaatgtgATCATAgctgtcttcttttctttttcttgaaggAAATCAAGGAAAAAAAATCGAATAAACAATATTGTTAGGGACTACCTATGGTTACTTGAAAGAATATGAGAGAAATGATTAAACAGGTTGGTCAAATCTATTAGatcatcataaatcataaaagaaaacaTTCTTTGTCTTAGGATCTCAAGCTCTCGCCCTCTTGCTTAGAGATCTTGTCAAGATTACATATGATAAAGAAATCTATCTAGATTTATTTTGGACGATTCTTGTCTTATACTAAGATTCAGAAttagatttataatttattttgatattgatTTTGGGACTAGGATAGAAAGAATCTAAGGAAAAGGAAATCATCATACCAATTGAtgtcttttttatttatcatGCATATCTTGTTTTTCATGTTGAAAATACTCTAAACTATTCCTGACATAACAGTTAACTGATCTGACTCTATTTTGACTACTAAAATCTTAAAAGATACTTAAAATAATCAAATGAAATCCTTTATAATCTTTTTGATTCCATATCATAATTAAATCTAGAAAATTGCTGACCCACACCAAGTGTTCATCCTTGGGGTAGTAACTAAGTACTTGCCTCACAGCCATGTTGAAGGACAGGTCCATATGTCAGTCACACTAACCATTGTTTCTTTGCTCATCAGCAACATCATCTTTATGTGTTGAAGATTTAATGCATCTATGTGCTTCTCCAATCTTGCAAAGTCATTTATCTTTATatgttaattaaatattttattcagGTTTACTTGTGTGATCCCGAGTTTACGACGACGGTAGTTTATTCCGTATTTATCTATcactaatatgtttttttttgttaagaAATAACAATTATGACATAAAATTAAGAGAataacttaataataataataatctaattTTCTCACACATATTAGACATTGTGAGAAGAGCAATGACAACATCAAAGTTGTTGTTGGGATGCAACTATCGAGACACAAAAGTATCTCCCTCCTAAAACTATTAAAATGATGATTGATTATAGTCGTAAAAGTTTGACATTTTGGATTACGGCTAAATGAGTTTACAcaactatttctttttttttatcccgCAAATAACGTTAACATGTGTTTTCTAAGTTATAGAAACAACCTTTGCATCAATTATTTCATTTGActcttaaaagaaaattaatcctattgTTAGCAAATATTTTCAGGAGTAATAACATGAGGCCCTCAACAACCTCTTCCAAATAATGGAAAGCCTAACTTCAACTCCATTGTCATTAATATTTGGGATTAATTGAATTGGGTGCTTTGGAAGTGAAACCATTCTCCACATATAGAAAACCAACCAACCTTTTCTATTTGCAAGATAGAAATAGTTTGTCCACATATTTCATCCCACCTGAGTTCGTTAAAACCGTTTCATTTCTTGTTGACTGTAACTGCCATTTTAATTAGGGCATTTGACAATCTTAAATTAAGTGGTAAGAAATAGATATTACTAAGGAAATCCTAACACTAACCTGAGTGATTCCTTTGAATGCACCCTAAAATAAGACATTAGATTATGAAGTACAAGAATTTTGGAtcaattaataaaatttttaatgtcaaaatcattatttttttgttgttgttttaatGCTTGTGGGATTATAATTAAAGGAATATCTAATCCTAATTAAAAACACTAATAAGAGATTTCCATTTTCGTAATTTGTGGGTTTCTGATGGGTAAAATAGTCATCAAATTTACTACAAGTCGTCCGGTCGGGATTCCTGTTGCCAATAATGGATAAATAGTCGTCCGTTCCCCCTCGCCTCCTCCGTAGAGCTCCGTGTCCGACTCATCTCCAATCGCAGGCAGAGATGCGTAGGAGAACCAGAAGTGCTTCCCAATGCCTGAGGGCCCGGCCGCGGATCGACGGCGGAGGAGCGCcgagggaggagaggaagaggaagaggagaggaggccGGGCAACGGAACGGGGAGCGGAGTCCTGCGGCCGGAAACGGCCGCGAGGTGCCCCCGCGGGGGCGCCGGCGGAGGTCGAGGATAGGGCGGATTACTTCGATGGGCTTCCTGATGATCTCGTCGTGTCCGTGCTTTCCAAGCTCAGCTCCTCCGCTCGTCGCCCGTTGGATCTTATCAGCGCCATGTTGACGTACGAACACTAATCTGGCCTCGCTTTGTTAGAGAGTTTTGTGATGTGATTTTCGAGCTTGATCCTCCCAAAATCGTATCTTTGTTTGGTGTTGTGAGTAAAGTTTTGTTCTTTTTGGGTATCTGCAACAGATGTAAGCGATTTCATGGTTTGGGGCACCATCCGCTGGTATTGTCCAAGGTCAGCGCAGGATGCCTCGGCGTTCGTGCGAACACGTGGTCCGATTCGTCGCATCGATTCCTTAAGCGCTGCGCCGATTGCGGGAACCTGGAAGCGAgctatatgttgggaatggtatgacttcttcgttggCTACTGAGATTGAAGAAATGTTGGGAGTTTAGCTAAAGTTGGAATTTTTATGGAAGCAGATTCGATTCTACGCTCTGGAGAACAGAGGGAGCGGCGCGTCGTTGATGGCCAGGGCGGCGATCGGATCGAACCCGGCAGCACTGTATTCGTTGTCGGTAATCCAATTCAACGGAAGCGGAGGCTCCAAGAATGACAAGGATCTCCGAGCCGGCGTTGCGTTGTGCGCCCGTGCAGCGTTCCTCGGCCACGTCGACGCCCTACGAGAGCTCGGCCACTGCCTCCAGGACGGCTATGGCGTCCGTCGGAACGTCGCCGAGGGCCGCCGCTTCTTGGTCCAGGCCAACGCCCGGGAGCTCGCGGCTGCCATGACGTCCTGGCCCGCGTGGCAGAAGCAGCCTCGCCAGGCCGCAGCGGCGGCGGGTGCGACGTCACCAGGGTGCTGCCCCCTCCTCAGCGACTACGGTTGGAACGTGCCGGCGCCGGCCCCGCATCCGGCCAACCGGTTCCTGGTGGAGTGGTTCAGGGAGCGGGGATGGCCGGCCGCGGCTGCTGCGGAGGGTCTGAGGCTCTGCTCCTACAGCGGCTGCGGCCGTCCGGAGACGCGCCGGCACGAGTTCCGCCGATGCTCGGTGTGCGGCGTAGTCAATTACTGCTCCAGGGCGTGCCAGGCTCTGGATTGGAAGCTTTCCCACAAGTCGGAGTGCGTCCCGACGGATCTCCAAGCTCTCGACGGCGATGGCGCCCCCGCCGGAGACGACGTCGCTCCCGCCGTCGACGGCGCCGCAGGCACCGACTGATGTCAACGGCAGAGTTTCTACCAACTTTGAACTATTACTgctctctctttcctttttttttttttttttcctttttgtcccCTTTATTTTTGTCTTGCTGAGCATATtgtaatctaaaatatttttgctGTTCTAATTCGAAATTAAACCGAAAAATCattttatcttatatatatatatatatatatatatatatatatatatatatataatgctctGAAAACAGAGCATGACACCATCTTGATATGAAGTGTTGCTGTGTGTTGTCCTCCATTCCTCCATTAATTCCAACAGCTTCCTCTACCTTCTCCCTGACATCGATATTCCATGTCATCATCGAGTTTGATGCATCAGAGAATGATGCTCTTGAAATCTTCAACTCATTAATTGCAGGTCCATGTCAATGTAAAGTTAATCCTGTTCCTCTAATCCAATTATTCACACCATGTTTGTTCCCTGGCTCATAAGGTAGCTCAACAAGAGTTGCAATTACCATCTagcagtaacctttgctttaccagcAAGGAGGAATGGATCAACACCATCAAATCATACATCGATTCAGCTGCAAAGCATAAATAGAGGGAAAGAAAAATATAAGGTCCAGCTAGCTGAAAGGGCCAATGCAACTTCCCCACATATGCCTCTTATCTTATCCTGAATGGATTCAGCTCCACCAAGAGACAGCAAGTGGAGATGGGGTGTGATTTGGAGATGGGATGGTAGATGGGGAGGTGATTTGGATCAGGGGAAGAAGGTGGTGGAGCACTGACACCACTACCTTTCCACCTGCTTGTCCTCTCCCATTTTTCACTTGAGTTTAAGCTTCCCTGCCTCTTTCTCTTGGACTCTTCACTCTCACATGCAGTTTCTTCCCCACAGTAGAGAGAGAAATGAAGGGGAATTTAATTCACTGCCACTGACTTGTTATGACTACACTGATAAGAAGCTGATCTTTGTGGTTCAGTTTGACTTTGGCTCCCTAATTCAAGATGGATTATTTTAGGATTTTAGGTGCCAGCATCTAATGTTTGTGTTTAGGTGAGGAATAAGGGTGGAGGATGGAGGGAGAGGGTGGGGAAGGTAGTGGTAAATAGCTCCACCATCATGTCAAACACCTTCAAGATGCTTGTTGGAAATGGAGAGGAGGGCCTACATCACACTGCAGTCCCATGGGTTTGAGTTAGAAGCTTTAAATGATTGAACCTCTTCTAACATATCTCAAGCAAAACAATAATTTCTTTCAGCACAAGCAATTAAGTATTCAGAGTgccatattttcaaaaaataagtaTTTAAAAGGCTATATAATGAgttaagaagaattattaggtattCTTTTTAACCATTTCCAGTGTTAATGAATGCAAATTCATATCCTTAATTTTTTGTTACTACTGCTAAAGTTAAGATCTATAATCATATTGTTTTGATTGTTATGTTCACAAAACTCTGAACATATGATACTACCAATTTAAGGATCTGTATATTATCATCCTATAACAAGTATTGGAACAGATCTAACTTGATTTGATAGCCTTCAAACTCTCTCAAAGTTAGGCAGTGTA includes:
- the LOC135612997 gene encoding F-box protein At1g67340-like, with translation MRRRTRSASQCLRARPRIDGGGAPREERKRKRRGGRATERGAESCGRKRPRGAPAGAPAEVEDRADYFDGLPDDLVVSVLSKLSSSARRPLDLISAMLTCKRFHGLGHHPLVLSKVSAGCLGVRANTWSDSSHRFLKRCADCGNLEASYMLGMIRFYALENRGSGASLMARAAIGSNPAALYSLSVIQFNGSGGSKNDKDLRAGVALCARAAFLGHVDALRELGHCLQDGYGVRRNVAEGRRFLVQANARELAAAMTSWPAWQKQPRQAAAAAGATSPGCCPLLSDYGWNVPAPAPHPANRFLVEWFRERGWPAAAAAEGLRLCSYSGCGRPETRRHEFRRCSVCGVVNYCSRACQALDWKLSHKSECVPTDLQALDGDGAPAGDDVAPAVDGAAGTD